Proteins from a single region of Vairimorpha necatrix chromosome 6, complete sequence:
- a CDS encoding myb-like DNA-binding domain-containing protein, whose protein sequence is MDTPKENENIIELHIKPETMTDEELEGIYAYADKRKRITWTQEELETLKKGIKKFGKGKWKEILEFYKDDFRPERRMKDLCDKYRCVENGPTGAKHPHKFFWEVDNESNPICVNGEKVLYKCKHPHQAARYCAFSKSFKENVNIIIRIAYEENEKLWIHIYVARYNNGSAKRKSINVRKLAGQSPYRRDGM, encoded by the coding sequence ATGGACACACctaaagaaaatgaaaatattattgaattacatataaaacCAGAAACAATGACGGATGAAGAATTAGAAGGTATATATGCTTATGCAGACAAGAGAAAAAGAATTACTTGGACACAGGAAGAACTGGAAACATTGAAAAaaggaataaaaaaatttggtAAAGGAAAATGGAAAGAAATTCTAGAATTTTACAAAGATGACTTTAGACCAGAAAGAAGAATGAAAGATTTGTGTGATAAATATAGATGTGTAGAAAATGGACCAACAGGCGCCAAACATccacataaatttttttgggAGGTTGACAATGAAAGTAATCCTATATGTGTAAATGGGGAAAAGGTACTATATAAATGTAAACATCCCCATCAAGCAGCAAGATATTGCGCTTTTTCTAAAAGTTTTAAGGAAAAtgttaatattattataagaaTCGCTTATGAAGAAAACGAAAAGTTATGGATACACATTTATGTGGCCAGATACAATAATGGGTCAGCTAAGCGTAAATCTATAAACGTAAGAAAATTAGCAGGGCAAAGTCCATACCGTAGAGATGGTATGTAG